The genomic interval AAGGTTACCGGGGTCGGACCGTATCCCATGTTCAAGGGAGGTGCCATCGCCGCACCGCTCATGAACCTGACCATTCCCGGAGCGAGCAAGAACTGGGCGGAGGCGGCCAAGTTCGCCGCATACGTGACCGGCGACGAGGCACAGCTCGCCTTCTGCAAGATCGTCACTATCCTCCCGTCGACGAAGAAAGCCGCTGCCGACCCATTCTTTACCCAGACGGACGACACTGTGGAAAGCGTGGCCAGGATGTACGCTGCCCGACAGATGCAGTACGCCGTGGAAGGAGATCTTACTCTTCCTCACTCCGCGGACCTGGCTGGAAAGCTGGGTGCAGCCGTAGAAGCGGTTGTGTACGGCGAGAAGGGTGCGAAGGAGGCACTCGACCAAGCGGCGGCGGAATGGAACAAGATCCTGGCCAAGGAGCGCTGATAACTGGAACGGCGGGGCTGCGCGCTTGTAAGCGAGTGGCCCCGCCCCTTCACCACAGGATGTCAATGGGAGAGTTCTGAATGCCAATCGACCGTCCGCTGTTGCTCCAGAAGAGTGCTTCTTTGATGGGCCGAATGCAGCCGGCTGTTTCCCCGCGCGTGCGACGCTATCTGATCGCGTATACCTTTCTCACCCCCGCTCTCGCGCTATTGATGGTCTTCACGTTTTACCCCATTGTCATGGGCCTCGTGATGATGTTCTACGATTATACGTTCCTTGAGCCCATGCGGTTTGTTGGGCTTGGCAACTTCGAGAGGGCTTTTCACGACCCGGACTTCTTGATCAGCCTGCTCCATTCCATCCAGTATGTCATAGTAGTACCACCCATCCAGATCTTGTCCATCCTGGTCGCGATTCTCGTCAACAGGCGACTCTTCGGGATCAGCTTCTTCCGGACCACCTATTACGTCCCTGTGGTGACGTCCATGGTTGCCGTGGCCATTACCTGGAAATGGCTGTATGACAGCCACGGGCTGCTCAACTACATCCTTCAGGCGCTTCACCTCGTTGACAAACCCGTCTACTGGCTGACCAGCAAGGAACTGGCCATGCCCAGCGTGATGATGGTGACGTTGTGGAAGGGCATTGGGTGGTACATGCTCATTTACCTGGCCGGCCTGCAGTCCGTTCCGGCGGAGCTCGAGGAGGCCGCAGCCATCGACGGCGCATCGCGCTGGCAGGTTTTCTCGAAGGTAACGGTACCGCTGCTGCGGCCCTACGTTCTGTTTTGCACGTTCATGTCAATTCTTGGGGCCCTTCAGGTCTTTGAGGAGATCTACGTCATGACCGGCGGTGGCCCGATGAAGGCCACTCTGACCGTTTCGGTGTACCAATTCTACAAGGCGTTCGGTGACTACGATTTCGGGTACGCGGCCGCGGTCGGCATGGTCGTGGCGCTACTGGTGGCGATCTTCAATCTGGGGATGTTCCGGACCCTGGCGAAAGGCGGGCTTCGGTATTACTGATGACCGAGGCGAATACGGTGGTGCGACGGCGGCGGGCAGTACGGTCAGTGTGGCGCAGGGTGAAGCTTTTCATGGTGTACTTTGCCCTGCTTGCCCTGGCACTGTTCGCCATGGGGCCATTCCTGTGGCTGCTTTCGACCTCGCTCAAAACGGTGGGCAACGTGTACGCCTTTCCACCGCAGATCATTCCGTGGCCTGTCTCCTTTGAGAACTACGTGGGGGTATGGAAGGCCCTACACCTGGAGAAGTACGTCATCAACACACTGCACATCACGGCGGTGGGAGTGGTCGGCACCCTGCTCATATCGGCACTCGCTGCGTATCCGCTGGCGAGGATGCATTTCCCCGGTCGAGAGGTCGTTTTTGTCGCGCTGCTGAGCACGTTTGTGCTTCCAAATCCGGGAGGCCTGATCATCAACTTCCTAACCCTTCAGAAGATGCAGCTGATCAACACACTTTCTGCTGTATACCTGCCGTCGCTGGCGACACCTTTCGGCATCTTCCTGCTCCGGCAGGCGTATCTGGCCATCCCTGCCGAACTCGAAGACGCAGCCCGCATCGACGGGGCCGGGGAGTTGACCGTATGGTGGCGAATCAGCCTTCCCCTCATCAAGCCGAGCGTCGCCACACTGGCTATCTTCAACTTCATGGGCTACTGGAACAGCTTCCTCTGGCCTCTCATCGTGCTGCAAGATCCCGACAAGTATCCGATTGCTGTAGCCCTTCAGTACTTACAGGGAATGTTTTGGGACAATTTCCGACTTGTCGCGGCGGGCACCATGTTTTCCATGGTGCCCGTTCTGGTCGTCTTTTTCTCCATGCAGCGCTACTTCATCAGCGGAGTCGTGGGCGCATTGAAGTGAGGCGCTCGAAGGCGGTCCGCCACGCAAGGGAGTAGCCAGTAGAGGGGAGAGATGACCCGGATGATGACCAAGGCCATGCGAGTACGGCCCGGAGCGGTCCTACTCTTCGTGTCAGCGCTTCTGGTGGGGCTCTGCTCCTGGGTGTCCGGTGCTTCTGAGGCCGAAGCTCCCGTGGCCATCGTCGTCAGCGAAGCGAGCCGCGCTTACTACGATGGCCAGGGGTGGGT from Bacillota bacterium carries:
- a CDS encoding carbohydrate ABC transporter permease codes for the protein MKLFMVYFALLALALFAMGPFLWLLSTSLKTVGNVYAFPPQIIPWPVSFENYVGVWKALHLEKYVINTLHITAVGVVGTLLISALAAYPLARMHFPGREVVFVALLSTFVLPNPGGLIINFLTLQKMQLINTLSAVYLPSLATPFGIFLLRQAYLAIPAELEDAARIDGAGELTVWWRISLPLIKPSVATLAIFNFMGYWNSFLWPLIVLQDPDKYPIAVALQYLQGMFWDNFRLVAAGTMFSMVPVLVVFFSMQRYFISGVVGALK
- a CDS encoding sugar ABC transporter permease → MRRYLIAYTFLTPALALLMVFTFYPIVMGLVMMFYDYTFLEPMRFVGLGNFERAFHDPDFLISLLHSIQYVIVVPPIQILSILVAILVNRRLFGISFFRTTYYVPVVTSMVAVAITWKWLYDSHGLLNYILQALHLVDKPVYWLTSKELAMPSVMMVTLWKGIGWYMLIYLAGLQSVPAELEEAAAIDGASRWQVFSKVTVPLLRPYVLFCTFMSILGALQVFEEIYVMTGGGPMKATLTVSVYQFYKAFGDYDFGYAAAVGMVVALLVAIFNLGMFRTLAKGGLRYY